Proteins from one Ranitomeya variabilis isolate aRanVar5 chromosome 1, aRanVar5.hap1, whole genome shotgun sequence genomic window:
- the BBS12 gene encoding chaperonin-containing T-complex member BBS12, with protein MSTMKLRGHLGLVELCNLSSSVKTFLGPQKSYKFIYDPDTQESSLTCSAFRLLESLDLSSAVGQLLNETIQAHHKAYKTATTTLFFLVGVWSKAVLECLHHGVPISLIVSIMVEGLNSCIESLEALHIPIHNVLATKQISSHKTYVPDGRSDSVYNHETHCVSSSRSETFDLKCLEHIPNTVKNVDIIPSSRGNINSKLCQMSKLSHSRHFSIPKVSNFQDPSQTSCHSLENLTKSLSHGNWEAMELVEKAATLMLENTPEIFVTKDLFKASYVNICILRCLSELNSSATFGYVTLVRPEYATIVKKFEGKPLRVLLLDGELTEKYRHLGFNMATNLKLVSKFADHVSSSKESWIDKACQKIVQANINLILVRDDACPQLIMQCIHRNILIITHVKPNVLQAFSDSTGAEIVTYLTQVTDHSIGCEVFAKIFPQGSSNQTVAVNLHAHGINLVTVVQSCRLYPKMQVMEDQFWTCSYKLYDALLDQKVFPGGGAVELFCLNHLQKLEKTLVPSSSIIRGSLSCTSSWLSSSVVDYQSFVYKCFANGWVKYLSTLLFNMGEYSSELQALTIIQNELKNISASSSPSSYVFNEYFKKVLKGEREFLTDHRLVTVYDNVIPKVEAWRSALHLVHIVLQTDAEIITGFTTPKQATTGQFVSDDYQFL; from the coding sequence ATGTCTACTATGAAATTAAGAGGCCACTTGGGATTGGTTGAATTATGTAACTTATCATCATCAGTGAAGACCTTCCTAGGACCACAAAAATCATACAAGTTTATTTACGATCCAGACACTCAAGAAAGCTCTTTGACTTGCTCAGCATTTAGACTTCTGGAGAGTCTAGATTTATCCAGTGCAGTTGGCCAACTCCTTAATGAAACTATTCAAGCCCATCACAAAGCTTATAAGACTGCTACAACAACTCTGTTTTTCCTTGTTGGAGTATGGAGCAAAGCTGTTCTTGAATGCCTTCACCACGGAGTTCCCATTTCATTGATTGTCTCAATAATGGTAGAAGGGCTGAATTCTTGTATTGAAAGCCTTGAAGCTTTACACATTCCAATTCATAATGTACTTGCTACAAAGCAGATCTCAAGTCATAAGACATATGTACCTGATGGAAGAAGTGATAGTGTTTATAATCATGAAACTCATTGCGTCTCATCTTCTCGAAGTGAAACTTTTGACCTTAAATGCCTAGAACACATTCCTAATACAGTAAAAAATGTAGATATTATTCCGTCAAGTAGGGGAAACATAAATAGTAAACTATGCCAGATGAGCAAACTGTCACATAGTAGACACTTCTCAATCCCAAAAGTAAGCAATTTCCAGGATCCTTCACAAACCAGTTGCCACAGTTTGGAAAATCTAACAAAGTCTTTGAGTCACGGGAATTGGGAAGCAATGGAACTTGTGGAGAAGGCTGCTACTCTTATGCTTGAAAACACTCCTGAAATTTTTGTGACCAAAGATCTCTTCAAGGCATCCTATGTAAACATTTGCATTTTAAGATGTCTTTCAGAATTGAACTCAAGTGCTACTTTTGGATATGTGACTTTAGTAAGACCAGAATATGCTACCATTGTTAAAAAGTTTGAGGGTAAACCTTTACGAGTTCTTCTTTTGGATGGAGAACTGACAGAAAAGTATAGACATCTTGGCTTTAATATGGCAACTAATCTAAAATTGGTATCTAAATTTGCAGACCATGTAAGTTCGTCTAAGGAGTCATGGATAGATAAAGCATGTCAGAAAATTGTTCAAGCAAATATAAACTTAATTTTAGTGAGGGATGATGCTTGTCCACAGCTTATAATGCAATGTATTCATAGGAATATTCTTATTATTACTCATGTAAAGCCAAACGTTCTTCAAGCATTTAGTGACTCCACAGGTGCAGAAATAGTGACCTATCTCACACAGGTAACGGACCATAGCATTGGCTGTGAGGTGTTTGCCAAAATATTTCCACAAGGTAGTTCAAACCAAACAGTTGCTGTGAATCTCCATGCGCATGGGATTAATCTTGTCACTGTTGTGCAAAGTTGCAGGTTATATCCCAAAATGCAGGTCATGGAAGATCAGTTTTGGACTTGTTCTTATAAGCTATATGATGCTCTTCTTGATCAAAAAGTATTTCCTGGAGGTGGTGCTGTTGAATTATTCTGTCTAAATCATCTCCAAAAACTTGAGAAAACGCTTGTACCCTCTAGTTCAATCATTAGAGGATCACTGTCCTGCACCTCATCATGGTTGTCCAGCTCTGTTGTCGATTACCAATCCTTTGTCTATAAATGCTTTGCTAACGGCTGGGTTAAATATCTTTCAACTCTTCTTTTTAACATGGGTGAATATTCTTCAGAATTACAAGCTCTGACTATTATACAAAATGAACTCAAAAACATCAGTGCTTCCTCTTCTCCTTCATCATATGTGTTTAATGAGTACTTCAAGAAGGTTTTAAAGGGTGAGAGAGAATTTCTCACTGATCATAGACTGGTCACAGTGTACGATAATGTTATTCCAAAGGTTGAGGCTTGGCGTAGTGCTCTGCATCTCGTTCACATTGTGCTTCAGACAGATGCAGAGATTATTACAGGTTTTACTACACCAAAACAGGCAACTACAGGACAGTTTGTTAGTGACGATTATCAATTTCTCTGA